The following DNA comes from Candidatus Omnitrophota bacterium.
TTTTTCCCGGCATGTTCGGCGATTTTTTGGGCGAGTCGATAATCAAAAGAGCCCGCGAAAAAGGAAAGGCCGATATAAGGCTCCACAATATCAGGAGCTACAGTACCGATAAGCACAGAAAAGCGGATGACAGGCCTTTTGGCGGCGGCCCCGGTATGGTATTGCAGGTAGAGCCGATATATAATGCACTAAAGAAAATTGTCGGCGCGAAACGCTCGACGGTTATTTTGATGTCTCCGCGGGGAAAGAGGCTTGAGCAGAAGCAAGCGAAGCGCTTTGCGAAACTTAAGCGGCTGGCCATAATATGCGGCCACTACGAAGGCGTTGATGAAAGAGTAAAAGAATTGCTCGTTGACTACGAGATATCAATAGGCGATTATGTCCTTACCTGCGGGGAACTCCCGGCAATGGTGCTGGTTGACGCCGTAGTAAGGCTTATCCCCGGCGTTTTAGGAGACGGAGAATCTACGGTTTCGGAATCGTTTGAAAACGATCTTCTTGAATATCCGCAGTATACGAGGCCCTCGTCTTTTTGCGGTATGAAGGTGCCGGATATATTGCTCTCAGGCGATCACGAAAGAATAGCGGCGTGGCGGATGAAAGAAGCCGTAAAGAGAACAAAAAAACGCCGCCCCGATTTACTAAAGAAAAAGGAGTAAGCAATGGACAAGATAAGTTACATAGAATCCAAGCAGATCAAAAAAGATATTCCTGAATTGAGGCCGGGAGATACGGTCAGGGTATTTTCAAAGATTCAGGAAGAAGGAAAGACCCGTCTCCAGGCCTTTGAGGGGATCGTTATCAGCATAAGAGGCGCAGGAATAAAACGCGCATTTACCGTAAGAAGAGTCTCTTACGGCGAGGGCGTCGAAAAGACATTTCCCGTAAATTCCCCGTCAGTTGACCGCATAGAGGTGGTCAAGAGGGGTAAAGTAAGACGCGCAAAACTTTACT
Coding sequences within:
- the trmD gene encoding tRNA (guanosine(37)-N1)-methyltransferase TrmD; its protein translation is MRIDILTLFPGMFGDFLGESIIKRAREKGKADIRLHNIRSYSTDKHRKADDRPFGGGPGMVLQVEPIYNALKKIVGAKRSTVILMSPRGKRLEQKQAKRFAKLKRLAIICGHYEGVDERVKELLVDYEISIGDYVLTCGELPAMVLVDAVVRLIPGVLGDGESTVSESFENDLLEYPQYTRPSSFCGMKVPDILLSGDHERIAAWRMKEAVKRTKKRRPDLLKKKE
- the rplS gene encoding 50S ribosomal protein L19, which encodes MDKISYIESKQIKKDIPELRPGDTVRVFSKIQEEGKTRLQAFEGIVISIRGAGIKRAFTVRRVSYGEGVEKTFPVNSPSVDRIEVVKRGKVRRAKLYYLREKIGKKSKVEGEDVFQAAPPNASLREKGEGQGA